From a single Sparus aurata chromosome 13, fSpaAur1.1, whole genome shotgun sequence genomic region:
- the tmprss15 gene encoding enteropeptidase: protein MIRKLSSLELLLTIVTALLLILCVSLSVVSWLSIQPKDPVEPTVLSGQMEIVAPFSQELKNSTSLQFKSLAFDIENRISEAYSLTELRLLYRTSQVLYFSPATMRVAVNFDLWFNQPIDAEEAERQLVTGINEAGNTGLVISTFTIQITEKKDQTTAAPTTATTTALTCKSYEKKCADGSRCVLRSKLCDGVDDCPDASDEDAATCATCDGQFVLRGPSGSFNSSGTSESSSRNCRWIIRVHQGLFVEIHVKFAAGNQDILRFYEGVGEDKTLIAQITPTAPSWIVWLLTNQSTVEFIYDDISIHSGFSATYRAANTSNLSDEQKVTCNFEQGMCFWRQTQDDDGDWERVRGSTFPPLTGPSVDHTLGNSLGFYITTPVSPGQFPKSFRINSLPLTPTTEPKCLSFWYHMFGENVHRLNVLLLQPSQSTAGIVVFQKDGNYGDNWNYGQVTLYLKTEVMVVFEALKKGGLFMDEIALDDITLTSGPCGPAPPEPTNVPPPTIIPADCGGPFNLWETNSTFTSPNYPHSYGDESKCLWILHANEGQNIQLHFVDFDIETVYDVVEVRDGAEANSPLLAVLTGSDGTAQDVFSTTNQMAVWFFTDDSQYGRGFKANFTTGFNLGVPAPCAVGQFQCQTGSCIYGDGYCNGVVDCPDASDEADCVKLQGNNSSGLQIQIDSSPHTVCADSWNSQLSLSTCQYLGYRFGEATLLPAQPQDSPFATITVTSNGTLETIVSETCKSEEVVSLSCDNQPCGVRQVANVRREIDQSAESIPGQGDGRVVGGYDAAKGAWPWTVSLQLRRKHVCGGSMIGRDWVLTAAHCIYGKNVLSWWSVVAGLHSQTDENSADVQTRQVDRIIINKHYNRLTKQADIALMHLEQPVNFTQTVQPVCLPPEGQEYTAGRKCFIAGWGRLAEQGSLPDVLQEAEVPLVAQDKCQHWLPEYNITSSMLCAGYAEGGIDSCQGDSGGPLMCLDDGHWTVIGVTSFGIGCGRPERPGVYARVSAFTSWIAEARRSNSSSSISLL, encoded by the exons ATGATTCGAAAACTGTCATCTCTGGAGTTACTCCTCACCATCGTGACGGCTCTTCTTCTGATCTTGTGTGTCTCACTGAGTGTAGTGTCATGGCTCAGCATTCAGCCTAAAG ATCCTGTCGAGCCCACAGTGCTGAGTGGTCAGATGGAGATCGTAGCTCCTTTCTCTCAAGAGCTGAAAAACTCCACCAGTCTGCAGTTTAAATCTTTAGCCTTCGACATTGAAAACCGG ATATCTGAGGCATACAGTCTCACCGAGCTGAGGCTTCTCTACAGGACCAGTCAGGTTTTATACTTCAG tCCGGCTACAATGCGTGTGGCGGTCAACTTTGACCTCTGGTTCAATCAGCCAATCGATGCAGAAGAGGCGGAGCGGCAGCTGGTGACGGGGATTAATGAGGCCGGGAACACGGGATTGGTGATCAGCACATTCACTATTCAGATCACAG AGAAAAAAGACCAGACAACAGCTGCACCGACAACTGCCACAACTACAGCCC TAACGTGTAAGTCTTATGAGAAGAAATGTGCTGATGGATCGAGGTGTGTTTTGAGGAGCAAGTTGTGTGACGGAGTCGATGACTGTCCCGATGCTTCTGATGAAGACGCTGCTACCTGTG CAACATGCGATGGACAGTTCGTGCTGAGGGGTCCCAGCGGTTCGTTCAATTCATCAGGCAcctcagagagcagcagcagaaactgtCGCTGGATCATaag GGTCCATCAAGGACTTTTTGTTGAGATCCACGTCAAGTTTGCAGCAGGCAACCAAGACATTCTGAGATTTTATGAAGGGGTTGGAGAAGACAAAACCCTCATAG CTCAGATCACCCCCACCGCACCTTCCTGGATTGTGTGGCTGCTGACCAACCAATCAACCGTAGAATTTATATATGATGACATCAGCATTCACTCAGGGTTCAGCGCCACCTACAGGGCTGCTAACACCTCCAACCTCTCAG aCGAGCAGAAGGTGACATGTAACTTTGAGCAGGGTATGTGTTTCTGGAGGCAGACACAGGACGACGATGGAGACTGGGAGCGAGTCAGGGGCTCCACGTTTCCTCCACTGACCGGCCCGAGTGTCGATCACACGCTGGGCAACAGCTTAG gTTTCTACATCACCACACCTGTGAGTCCTGGGCAATTCCCGAAGAGTTTCAGGATCAACAGCCTTCCTCTTACTCCGACCACAGAGCCCAAGTGTCTGAGCTTCTG GTATCACATGTTTGGAGAGAACGTCCACCGTCTCAACGTCCTGCTGCTCCAACCGTCTCAATCAACTGCAGGTATCGTGGTGTTCCAGAAAGATGGTAACTATGGTGACAACTGGAACTACGGCCAGGTGACCCTCTACCTGAAGACAGAGGTCATg gTGGTGTTTGAAGCTCTGAAGAAAGGAGGGCTGTTTATGGATGAAATTGCTCTGGATGACATCACACTGACTTCTGGTCCATGTGGCCCCGCCCCCCCTGAACCAACCAATGTACCGCCTCCTACAATCATACCAG CTGACTGTGGAGGACCCTTTAATCTCTGGGAGACAaactccaccttcacctccccAAATTACCCACATTCCTATGGGGACGAGTCTAAGT GTCTGTGGATTCTCCATGCCAACGAGGGTCAGAACATCCAGCTCCACTTCGTGGACTTTGACATTGAAACGGTATATGACGTCGTAGAGGTGCGGGATGGGGCGGAGGCAAACTCTCCCCTACTGG CTGTCCTCACTGGTAGTGATGGCACCGCCCAAGATGTGTtctcaacaaccaatcagatgGCGGTCTGGTTCTTTACGGATGACTCCCAATATGGCCGAGGGTTCAAAGCCAACTTCACCACCGGGTTCAACCTGGGTGTACCAG CTCCATGTGCTGTCGGTCAGTTCCAGTGCCAGACAGGAAGTTGTATCTATGGTGACGGTTATTGTAATGGTGTGGTCGACTGTCCCGATGCCTCTGATGAAGCTGACTGTG tcaaGTTGCAGGGGAATAATTCCAGTGGTCTCCAGATCCAAATTGATTCCTCTCCACACACCGTATGTGCTGACAGCTGGAACTCAcagctgtctctctccacctgtcagTACCTGGGATACAG GTTCGGGGAGGCCACACTGCTGCCAGCTCAGCCCCAGGATTCGCCGTTTGCAACCATCACAGTCACCAGCAACGGAACACTGGAAACCATTGTCAG tgaaaCCTGCAAAAGTGAGGAAGTGGTTTCTCTGAGCTGTGACAACCAAC ctTGTGGTGTTCGACAGGTCGCTAATGTCAGAAGGGAGATTGACCAATCAGCAGAGAGCATACCAGGTCAAG GTGATGGCAGAGTGGTGGGCGGGTATGATGCTGCAAAGGGGGCGTGGCCGTGGACTGTGTCTCTACAGTTAAGGAGGAAACATGTGTGTGGAGGCTCAATGATTGGCAGAGATTGGGTCCTGACCGCTGCACACTGCATCTATGG GAAGAATGTCCTCAGTTGGTGGTCAGTTGTTGCAGGTCTTCACTCTCAAACTGATGAAAACTCTGCTGACGTTCAGACCCGACAAGTCGATCgcatcatcatcaacaaacaCTACAACAGACTAACTAAACAGGCTGACATTGCCCTGATGCATCTGGAGCAGCCAGTCAACTTCACCC AGACCGTCCAGCCAGTGTGTTTACCTCCTGAGGGTCAGGAATACACAGCAGGAAGGAAATGTTTCATAGCTGGATGGGGACGGCTCGCTGAGCAGG GTTCTTTACCTGATGTCCTCCAGGAGGCTGAGGTTCCTCTAGTGGCTCAGGATAAGTGTCAGCATTGGTTACCTGAGTACAACATCACCTCCAGCATGCTGTGTGCTGGATACGCAGAGGGAGGGATCGACTCCTGCCAG GGCGACTCTGGAGGTCCACTAATGTGCCTGGACGATGGACACTGGACTGTCATTG GTGTGACATCATTTGGGATTGGCTGTGGGCGTCCTGAGAGACCTGGAGTCTACGCCCGAGTCTCAGCCTTCACGTCCTGGATCGCTGAGGCCAGACGctccaactcctcctcctccatctccctcctctgA
- the ttc1 gene encoding tetratricopeptide repeat protein 1 has protein sequence MSSRGVGKPREQEKEEEENFYDCEETLEPSDGRGVRDGKEETQQGEGGSENFHTETDRLTDRTDVSDSDEGGQDEEQSKRLQEEASGDRLKDDKLQEDAQGDRLQGDRLQQEALGDWQQEEAEGSVLEDDSDSELKEEKSQEVEFDDDYLREVEKDLTEEEKESRRQQSLTLKEKGNSQFKAGNWSEAELSYKEALVLCPVCFSKERAVLFSNRAAARLHLDLKDQAISDCTRAIELNPDYVRALLRRAELYEQTDKLDEALEDYKKVLELDPNQASARQACMRLPQQIHERNEKLKEEMMSKLKDLGNLVLRPFGLSTNNFQVNQDTNTGSYSINFVQNPNNNDR, from the exons ATGAGCAGCCGAGGAGTTGGAAAACCCAgggagcaggagaaggaggaggaggagaacttcTACGACTGTGAGGAGACTCTGGAACCTTCAGACGGAAGAGGAGTGAGGGATGGGAAGGAAGAGACCCAACAAGGTGAAGGAGGGTCGGAGAACTTTCACACAGAAACGGACAGATTGACTGACAGAACAGATGTCTCAGATAGTGACGAGGGAGGGCAGGACGAGGAGCAGAGTAaaaggctgcaggaggaggcgTCTGGTGACAGGCTGAAGGATGACAAGTTGCAGGAGGATGCACAGGGAGACAGGCTGCAGGGCGACAGGTTGCAGCAGGAAGCACTGGGCGactggcagcaggaggaggcggagggcAGCGTGTTGGAGGACGATTCAGATTCAGagctgaaggaggagaaaagCCAGGAGGTCGAGTTCGACGACGACTACCTGAGGGAAGTGGAGAAGGatctgacagaggaggaaaaggag AGTCGGCGGCAGCAAAGTTTAACTCTGAAGGAAAAAGGCAACAGCCAGTTCAAAGCTGGAA ACTGGTCGGAGGCAGAGCTGAGCTACAAGGAGGCGTTGGTTTTATGTCCAGTTTGTTTCAGCAAAGAGAGAGCTGTCCTGTTCTCCAACAGAGCTGCTGCAAGACTGCACCTG gatCTGAAGGATCAGGCAATATCAGACTGCACCAGAG CAATAGAGCTAAATCCTGACTACGTACGGGCGTTACTGAGGAGGGCAGAGCTTTATGAGCAGACAGATAAGCTCGATGAGGCGCTGGAAGACTACAAGAAGGTTCTTGAACTAGACCCCAACCAGGCCAGCGCAAGACAGGCCTGCATG aggTTACCTCAACAGATTCATGAAAGAAATGAGAAGTtgaaggaggagatgatga GTAAATTGAAGGACCTGGGGAACTTGGTCCTAAGACCTTTCGGACTTTCAACCAACAACTTCCAGGTAAACCAGGACACCAACACCGGCTCCTACTCCATCAATTTTGTCCAGAACCCAAACAACAACgacagatga
- the pfdn1 gene encoding prefoldin subunit 1 produces the protein MAAPIDLELKKAFSELQVKMIDTQQKVKLADLQIDQLTRVQKHTKLTHAEITTLPDNTRLYEGVGRMFILQSKEDINNQLMDKQKTADEKIKELEQKKVYLERSVKEAEDNIREMLMSRRTQ, from the exons ATGGCTGCGCCCATAGACCTGGAGCTGAAGAAG GCCTTTTCGGAGCTGCAGGTGAAGATGATCGACACGCAGCAGAAGGTGAAGCTGGCTGACCTGCAGATTGATCAGCTGACTCGGGTTCAGAAACACACCAAGTTAACTCACGCTGAGATCACAACGCTGCCAGACAACACGCGACTGTATGAGGGAGTCGGACGCAT gttcATTCTTCAGTCAAAAGAGGACATCAACAACCAGCTGAtggacaaacagaaaacagctgacGAGAAAATTAAAGAACTCGAG cagaaGAAGGTGTACCTTGAACGTAGCGTGAAAGAAGCAGAAGACAACATCAGAGAGATGCTGATGTCCAGGAGAACTCAGTGA